A single genomic interval of Zobellia nedashkovskayae harbors:
- a CDS encoding DUF2490 domain-containing protein has translation MTTYFTRTALLIFGLLLSSFGFCQENTTGYFQPDISLNYKVSANYSHNFKIAQRAYIYEDDLLYRVKQLDISHFSTVKIGFEQSLALGLQYRFRDTFDDNGENELRITEQYKLSRVYENLTIGNRFRAEQRISLSSTTHRFRYRLSIEVPLKGEKLDIGEPYFSASTESLLSIAKSEKPIYDQRLTSHLGWLLNRETKLEVGAEYRAENYTQTTEHIFFLLTSLIFSL, from the coding sequence ATGACCACGTACTTTACTAGAACGGCCCTCCTCATTTTTGGTCTTCTTTTGAGCAGTTTTGGTTTCTGCCAAGAAAATACAACAGGCTATTTTCAGCCAGATATTTCATTGAATTACAAGGTTAGCGCCAATTACTCACATAATTTTAAGATTGCCCAGCGTGCTTATATTTACGAAGATGATCTTCTTTATCGCGTAAAACAACTTGATATTTCGCATTTTTCGACAGTGAAAATCGGTTTTGAACAAAGTTTAGCGCTTGGTCTACAATACCGTTTTAGAGATACTTTTGATGATAACGGAGAAAATGAACTACGAATAACCGAACAATATAAACTTTCGCGAGTTTATGAAAACTTAACCATAGGAAACCGTTTTAGGGCAGAGCAGCGTATTAGTCTTTCATCAACCACTCATCGGTTTCGATATCGTTTATCTATTGAAGTCCCATTAAAAGGTGAAAAACTTGACATTGGAGAGCCCTATTTTTCAGCCTCTACAGAAAGTCTGTTAAGTATTGCCAAAAGTGAGAAACCGATATATGACCAGCGACTTACATCACACTTGGGGTGGTTACTGAACAGAGAAACCAAGTTAGAGGTTGGCGCAGAGTACCGTGCAGAAAATTACACCCAGACCACAGAACATATTTTCTTTTTACTAACCTCCCTTATTTTCAGCCTGTAA
- the aat gene encoding leucyl/phenylalanyl-tRNA--protein transferase — protein MDREHENSLIILSDAIVFPSVENANYEGLLAAGGDLSVERLLLAYKSGIFPWFNDDALILWWSPNPRMVLYPHKIKVSKSMRKVMRDGRFRLTKNTCFEAVIDACSSIEREGQDGTWITQKMKNAYLLMHENGFATSYEVWENDVLVGGLYGIDLGTIFCGESMFSTVSNSSKFAFIKLAQELEGKDYKLIDCQIHTDHLESLGAEEIPRSEFITILQAENKGG, from the coding sequence GTGGACCGCGAACATGAGAATTCATTAATTATTTTATCTGACGCAATAGTGTTTCCTTCTGTAGAGAATGCAAATTACGAAGGCCTTTTGGCTGCAGGTGGAGATTTATCTGTAGAACGATTGCTGTTGGCTTATAAAAGCGGAATCTTTCCGTGGTTTAATGATGATGCCCTAATTTTATGGTGGAGCCCCAATCCACGAATGGTACTATATCCGCATAAAATAAAAGTATCAAAAAGCATGCGTAAAGTAATGCGCGATGGTCGTTTTCGATTAACAAAAAATACTTGTTTTGAGGCGGTAATTGATGCCTGTTCCAGTATAGAAAGAGAAGGTCAAGATGGCACTTGGATTACCCAAAAAATGAAAAATGCCTATTTGCTAATGCATGAAAATGGGTTTGCAACATCTTATGAAGTTTGGGAAAATGACGTACTCGTAGGTGGACTTTACGGTATTGACCTTGGGACCATTTTTTGTGGTGAAAGTATGTTCAGTACCGTAAGTAATTCTTCTAAATTCGCCTTCATTAAGTTGGCGCAAGAGTTGGAAGGTAAGGACTATAAACTTATCGATTGCCAAATACATACGGACCATCTTGAGAGTCTAGGTGCAGAAGAAATACCACGTAGTGAATTCATTACAATATTACAGGCTGAAAATAAGGGAGGTTAG
- a CDS encoding DUF3127 domain-containing protein, with product MEVQGKVKMVGETQTFGNNGFRKREIVLTTDEQYPQHIMVEFVQDKTDLLNNFKVGQDVKVSINLRGREWTNPQGEVKYFNSIQGWRIEGVQTEQSAAGMPPVPPAEAFQPADNLNEEDHDDLPF from the coding sequence ATGGAAGTTCAAGGAAAAGTAAAGATGGTAGGAGAAACCCAAACATTTGGTAACAATGGGTTCAGAAAGCGCGAGATTGTATTAACTACAGATGAGCAGTATCCGCAACATATAATGGTAGAGTTCGTACAGGATAAAACGGACTTATTAAACAATTTTAAAGTTGGTCAGGATGTAAAAGTAAGCATCAACTTAAGAGGTAGAGAATGGACCAATCCACAAGGTGAGGTGAAGTACTTTAACTCTATCCAAGGTTGGAGAATTGAAGGTGTGCAGACTGAGCAGAGTGCAGCAGGAATGCCTCCTGTGCCACCAGCAGAAGCTTTTCAGCCAGCTGATAATCTTAACGAAGAAGATCACGACGATTTGCCTTTCTAA
- a CDS encoding flavin reductase family protein — MAKEMISILPEAVSTAQLHGYLLGAVGPRPIAFASTVDEKGNPNLSPFSFFNVFSANPPILIFSPARRVRDNTTKHTLQNVLLTMEVVINIVNYKMVQQMSLSSTEYGKDVNEFKKSGLTMLRSDIVKPFRVAESPVQFECKVTKVEALGREGGAGNLIFAEVVKVHVDPDVLDENGAIDQRKIDQVARMGGNWYSRANLGLFEVPKPLSSLGIGIDQIPEHIRLSKVLTGNDLGMLGNVEEIPDHKAVEEFISSHIEIRSIISGGEREPLELKAKELLQQNDVLSAWKVLLAE, encoded by the coding sequence ATGGCAAAAGAAATGATTTCAATACTTCCAGAGGCGGTTTCTACCGCGCAATTACATGGTTATCTTTTAGGGGCTGTAGGTCCAAGACCAATTGCATTTGCGAGCACAGTAGATGAAAAAGGTAATCCCAACTTATCGCCTTTTAGCTTTTTTAATGTGTTTAGTGCTAACCCTCCAATTTTAATTTTTTCTCCAGCACGTAGGGTGCGAGATAATACTACAAAACATACATTACAAAATGTATTGTTGACCATGGAAGTGGTTATAAATATTGTCAATTATAAGATGGTACAGCAAATGTCCTTGTCAAGTACCGAGTACGGAAAGGATGTAAATGAATTTAAAAAATCTGGATTAACGATGTTGCGTTCAGATATTGTAAAACCTTTTAGAGTTGCAGAGTCTCCGGTACAGTTTGAATGTAAAGTAACTAAGGTTGAAGCCTTAGGCCGTGAAGGTGGAGCAGGCAATTTAATATTTGCCGAGGTTGTGAAAGTTCACGTTGATCCAGACGTTCTAGACGAAAATGGAGCTATTGATCAACGTAAGATAGATCAAGTAGCTCGTATGGGCGGTAATTGGTATAGCAGGGCCAATTTAGGTCTTTTTGAAGTGCCTAAACCTTTGTCTTCTTTGGGTATTGGAATTGATCAGATACCTGAGCATATACGTTTAAGCAAGGTTTTGACGGGTAATGATTTGGGTATGTTAGGTAATGTGGAAGAAATTCCTGACCATAAAGCTGTAGAAGAATTTATTTCATCACATATAGAAATACGATCTATTATAAGTGGAGGTGAGAGGGAACCGTTAGAATTAAAAGCAAAAGAGCTTTTACAACAGAATGATGTGCTTTCTGCTTGGAAGGTATTATTGGCGGAGTAG
- a CDS encoding sensor histidine kinase, producing the protein MNFNPKNRSSNLTLLIASFAIVSLILLNTNSFFKKFKEEERLKMEIWATAQSEFQQSSEDADLGNLHLKVFQNNTSTPMILVNKDGSVKTNNIDPEKSIDSVYVQRQILKFQSENIPISIDQQGEHLATLYYGNSEVLNKLKYYPIALLLIIFLFAAVIFFFFKTNKASEQNKVWAGMAKETAHQIGTPLSSLLGWNELLKTENINPEITKEIAKDITRLETITERFSKIGSLPKLDTYDIVKETKDAYEYLKLRSSKLIEFSFTSDEEEIPVMLNHTLFNWTIENLVKNGIDAMKGKGSIHIKIINEGKQVHIQVSDTGHGIPKSNFQAIFNPGVTSKKRGWGLGLSLVKRIVEEYHKGKIKVLSSNKQGTVMQLTLKTLS; encoded by the coding sequence ATGAATTTTAATCCTAAGAACAGGTCTTCCAATCTTACTTTACTCATTGCATCATTTGCTATTGTGAGTCTCATCTTATTGAACACTAATAGTTTTTTTAAAAAATTTAAGGAAGAAGAGCGCCTAAAAATGGAAATCTGGGCCACGGCGCAATCAGAATTTCAACAATCTTCGGAAGATGCAGATTTGGGAAACCTTCACCTTAAAGTTTTTCAGAACAACACCTCTACCCCAATGATCTTGGTGAATAAAGATGGATCTGTCAAAACCAATAATATAGACCCAGAAAAGAGTATTGATTCTGTTTATGTACAACGACAGATACTGAAGTTTCAAAGTGAGAACATTCCCATTTCCATTGATCAGCAAGGAGAACATTTAGCCACCCTATACTACGGAAATTCTGAGGTTCTGAATAAACTAAAGTATTACCCCATAGCCCTTTTGCTTATTATATTTCTATTCGCTGCGGTAATTTTCTTCTTCTTTAAAACCAACAAGGCCTCGGAGCAGAATAAAGTATGGGCCGGTATGGCCAAGGAAACCGCTCACCAAATTGGCACGCCTCTTTCTTCTTTGCTAGGGTGGAACGAACTTTTGAAAACGGAAAATATCAATCCAGAAATCACAAAAGAAATAGCGAAAGACATTACTAGGCTTGAAACTATTACCGAACGCTTTTCTAAAATTGGGTCGTTACCCAAATTAGACACCTATGATATTGTTAAAGAGACCAAAGATGCTTATGAATACCTTAAATTGCGAAGCTCTAAACTCATAGAATTCTCTTTCACTTCAGATGAGGAAGAAATTCCTGTGATGCTTAACCATACCCTTTTTAACTGGACCATAGAAAACCTTGTTAAAAATGGAATTGATGCAATGAAAGGCAAGGGAAGCATTCATATTAAAATCATTAATGAAGGCAAACAGGTTCACATTCAAGTTTCGGATACAGGTCATGGAATACCAAAAAGTAACTTCCAAGCCATTTTTAATCCGGGGGTAACAAGTAAAAAAAGAGGTTGGGGTTTAGGTCTTTCATTGGTCAAAAGAATCGTTGAAGAGTACCATAAGGGGAAAATAAAAGTACTTTCGTCGAATAAACAGGGTACAGTTATGCAACTTACTCTAAAGACACTAAGTTAG
- a CDS encoding HIT family protein — translation MASIFTKIINGEIPCYKIAEDDNYFAFLDINPNAKGHTLCIPKKEVDKIMDLDEDSYMGLMAFSRKIGKAIETSIECKRVGMTVIGLEVPHVHVHLIPLTNMQDATFQHKVSLSEEEFKETAAKIIAAL, via the coding sequence ATGGCCTCTATCTTCACAAAAATCATTAACGGCGAAATTCCTTGTTATAAAATAGCGGAAGACGACAATTATTTTGCTTTTTTAGACATCAATCCAAATGCTAAAGGCCACACCTTGTGTATTCCTAAAAAAGAGGTAGATAAGATTATGGACCTAGATGAGGATTCATATATGGGTCTTATGGCTTTTTCGCGGAAAATAGGGAAAGCTATAGAGACTTCTATTGAGTGTAAAAGGGTGGGCATGACCGTTATTGGTTTAGAGGTGCCTCATGTTCATGTACATCTTATTCCGCTTACCAATATGCAGGATGCAACTTTTCAACATAAGGTTTCGCTTTCGGAAGAAGAATTTAAGGAGACGGCTGCTAAGATTATAGCCGCACTCTAA
- the greA gene encoding transcription elongation factor GreA, translating to MSNVSYYTKEGLQKLRDEVNYLKDVERPRASQAIGEARDKGDLSENAEYDAAKEAQGLLEMKISKMEETLSNARLIDESQLDTSKVLVLSTVKLKNQNNGMEMKYTLVAESEADIKTGKISVNSPIGRGLLGKKVGETAEITVPNGTLKFDILEITRA from the coding sequence ATGAGTAACGTATCTTACTATACAAAAGAAGGATTGCAAAAATTAAGGGACGAGGTTAACTATCTTAAAGATGTTGAGCGTCCAAGAGCTTCTCAAGCAATAGGCGAAGCCAGGGATAAAGGCGATTTGTCTGAAAATGCCGAGTATGATGCTGCTAAAGAAGCACAGGGTCTGTTGGAAATGAAAATCTCAAAGATGGAGGAAACCCTATCTAATGCACGTCTTATAGATGAGTCGCAATTAGACACATCTAAAGTTTTGGTTTTGTCAACCGTAAAGTTGAAGAACCAGAATAACGGCATGGAAATGAAGTATACGTTGGTCGCTGAAAGTGAGGCCGACATTAAGACAGGAAAAATATCCGTTAATTCTCCTATCGGTAGAGGTCTACTTGGAAAAAAAGTAGGTGAAACAGCAGAGATAACGGTACCAAATGGTACTTTGAAATTTGATATCTTAGAGATTACAAGAGCTTAA
- a CDS encoding Rieske (2Fe-2S) protein: MKHFWSILLVLLLLSCSNDGVVRNPYIQELGFRFDMNLNLPLYSGLTNLGNVVYIDNSGIGNRGVYVIKSSFDQFRAFEASCPNHVPNECSTMTLNGQNVTCSCEDYEYSLFTGQLLNRPDDGERYYDMLEYRATQSGNIVLITN, encoded by the coding sequence ATGAAGCATTTTTGGAGTATTCTTCTTGTCCTATTACTGTTATCGTGTAGTAATGATGGCGTAGTCCGCAATCCTTATATACAAGAACTTGGGTTTCGGTTTGATATGAATCTAAATTTACCTCTTTATAGTGGCCTAACCAATCTGGGAAACGTAGTATATATAGACAATTCCGGAATAGGCAATAGAGGAGTATATGTTATTAAATCTAGTTTTGACCAATTCCGAGCGTTTGAAGCAAGTTGTCCAAATCACGTACCCAATGAATGCTCTACTATGACCTTAAACGGGCAGAACGTTACTTGTTCTTGCGAAGACTATGAGTACAGCCTTTTTACCGGACAATTACTGAATCGGCCAGATGATGGAGAAAGATATTACGACATGCTAGAATACCGTGCTACACAAAGTGGCAACATAGTTTTGATCACGAATTAG
- a CDS encoding hydrolase, with product MKKVPAFGSKLRKNIVAVPEIIDECSGIRVFGQLLKSFLFSTDVAIIRNTNANAIIAVYPFTPQPTISNALILAADKPIFCGVGGGITTGNRSVELAVHADFQGALGVVLNKPAPNDLIRQLKDKIDIPVTITIVSEKDDIKGRIKAGIDVFNVSGAGKTADIIKRIRDIDDEVAIIATGGKSDETILAAIEAGANAISYTPPSTGELFKVIMDRYRNE from the coding sequence ATGAAGAAAGTACCTGCTTTTGGTAGCAAGCTGCGCAAGAATATCGTTGCTGTTCCCGAGATTATTGACGAATGCTCGGGTATTCGTGTTTTTGGACAATTGCTGAAGTCTTTTCTCTTTAGTACAGATGTTGCCATTATTCGAAATACAAACGCCAACGCCATTATTGCTGTATATCCGTTTACACCGCAGCCCACTATTTCCAATGCATTGATCTTGGCAGCAGATAAGCCTATTTTCTGCGGAGTAGGAGGTGGAATTACTACAGGTAACCGATCGGTTGAATTGGCAGTTCATGCAGATTTTCAAGGTGCGTTGGGCGTAGTACTGAACAAACCGGCGCCTAATGACCTTATTAGACAGTTAAAGGATAAAATAGACATTCCGGTCACCATTACCATTGTCTCGGAAAAAGACGATATAAAGGGGCGGATAAAGGCTGGTATTGATGTTTTTAATGTTTCAGGAGCAGGAAAAACTGCAGACATCATAAAACGCATACGGGATATTGATGATGAGGTGGCAATAATTGCTACAGGAGGCAAAAGTGATGAAACTATATTAGCAGCAATAGAAGCTGGTGCAAATGCTATATCCTACACGCCGCCTAGTACGGGAGAATTATTTAAGGTAATTATGGACAGGTATCGAAATGAATAG
- a CDS encoding Gfo/Idh/MocA family protein: protein MEERKKIRWGILGCGNVTEIKSGPAYQKTDGFEVVAVMRRDAEKAADYAKRHGVSKYYSDADALINDDEVDAVYIATPPDSHKLYALKVVAAGKPCCIEKPMAPSYADSLEIEQAFAKKNLPLFVAYYRRSLPRFLKVKEWLDANKIGQVRHIRWFLGKPPSDIDLSGEYNWRTDAKVAPAGYFDDLASHGLDLFAYLLGNFKNASGTAVNQQGLYTAKDAITGHWLHEEGITGSGTWDFGTHQREDLVEIYGSKGKISFAVFEEANVVLLNDKGEERLFIEHPEHVQKFHVENLKKDLFGKQTHPSTGKTALHTSWVMDSILGNL, encoded by the coding sequence ATGGAAGAAAGAAAAAAAATCCGCTGGGGTATTTTAGGTTGCGGTAATGTAACTGAAATTAAAAGCGGACCTGCCTATCAAAAAACAGATGGTTTTGAAGTAGTGGCTGTAATGCGCCGTGATGCGGAGAAAGCGGCAGATTATGCTAAAAGACATGGTGTTTCTAAGTACTATTCAGATGCCGATGCACTTATAAATGATGATGAGGTAGACGCGGTTTATATAGCTACACCTCCTGATAGTCATAAGCTATACGCACTAAAAGTTGTCGCAGCGGGTAAGCCTTGTTGTATAGAAAAGCCAATGGCTCCGAGTTATGCTGATAGTCTTGAGATCGAGCAAGCCTTTGCAAAGAAAAATTTACCACTATTTGTTGCCTATTATCGCCGATCGTTACCTCGTTTTTTAAAGGTGAAGGAATGGTTAGATGCTAATAAAATTGGACAAGTACGCCATATTCGTTGGTTTTTGGGTAAGCCACCTAGCGATATAGATTTGAGTGGGGAATACAATTGGCGTACGGATGCTAAAGTGGCTCCTGCAGGTTATTTTGATGATTTGGCTAGTCACGGACTAGATCTCTTCGCATATTTATTGGGCAATTTTAAAAATGCTTCTGGTACGGCTGTTAATCAACAAGGGCTTTATACAGCTAAAGATGCCATTACGGGACATTGGCTTCACGAAGAAGGAATTACAGGTTCCGGCACATGGGATTTTGGCACTCACCAAAGAGAAGACTTAGTTGAGATTTACGGTAGCAAAGGTAAAATTAGTTTCGCAGTTTTTGAAGAGGCCAATGTTGTATTGTTAAATGATAAAGGTGAAGAAAGGCTTTTCATTGAGCACCCTGAACATGTTCAAAAATTCCATGTAGAAAACTTGAAGAAAGATTTATTTGGGAAACAGACTCATCCATCAACCGGAAAAACGGCATTACATACCAGTTGGGTAATGGATAGTATTTTGGGTAACCTATAA
- a CDS encoding TonB-dependent receptor has protein sequence MKYFVMFLVSLGITSQISAQEKEIDSVTGKKINLDEVFVSAIRVNNATPVTFSNLKKEEFASRNLGQDIPILMNFLPGVVTTSDAGAGVGYTGIRVRGSDNTRVNVTINGIPYNDSESHGTFWVNMPDFASSTESLQLQRGVGTSTNGSGAFGASLNLLTDAVADEAFAQISSSVGSFKTLRNNIKFSTGLLNDHIEISGRLSRITSDGYVDRASSNLDSYFLQAAYTDDKTQLKALLFGGHEVTYQSWNGIDGTTLVEDRTYNSAGAYTDENGVDRFYDNEVDDYKQNHAQFLWNQKLSDNWSSNVALHFTKGSGFFEQYKEDEDFADYGFESIIVNGDSINTTDLIRRRWLDNKFYGAVFSANYTKDRLDVILGGGWNSYQGDHFGEIIWARYATDSEIRDRYYEDDSNKTDFNFYTKANYGLNDKWSLFGDLQYRRVGYLANGEETGLVDDTFHFFNPKAGVVFDLNANNNFYFSYAVANREPNRNDYESGSPKPEKLNDFELGWRYVSNAFQLNANAYYMRYRDQLVLTGGLNDVGAPLRANVGDSYRAGIELDANIFLGEKWQIQPNIAVSSNKNLEFFFERDGVLQDLGNTNIAYSPNVVIGNRLAFSPVKNFQISALSKYVGEQYMGNIDSENSVLNAYSQTDLNIQYVINFKSVIKSITLSGLVNNIFDEDIVSNGYFYTYDDDSSGSVQTFEGAGYYPQAGTNFLLGATVRF, from the coding sequence ATGAAGTACTTTGTAATGTTTTTGGTCAGTTTAGGGATTACCAGTCAGATATCCGCTCAAGAAAAGGAAATTGATTCCGTTACCGGAAAAAAAATAAACCTAGATGAGGTTTTTGTTTCGGCTATTAGGGTCAATAATGCAACTCCCGTAACTTTTTCAAATCTAAAAAAAGAAGAATTTGCCTCTCGTAATTTAGGTCAGGATATTCCAATTCTTATGAACTTTTTACCAGGGGTAGTAACTACTTCAGATGCCGGTGCCGGTGTAGGTTATACTGGTATTCGTGTGCGAGGTAGTGATAATACCCGCGTAAATGTGACTATTAACGGTATACCTTATAACGATTCTGAATCTCATGGTACCTTTTGGGTGAATATGCCAGATTTTGCTTCCTCTACGGAAAGTTTGCAATTACAGCGTGGTGTGGGTACATCTACCAATGGCTCCGGAGCTTTTGGTGCTAGTCTCAATTTATTGACGGATGCTGTTGCAGATGAAGCTTTTGCCCAAATTTCATCTTCTGTAGGTAGTTTTAAAACACTTCGTAATAATATCAAATTTAGTACAGGATTATTAAATGACCATATTGAAATTTCAGGGAGATTGTCTAGAATAACTTCAGATGGTTATGTAGATAGAGCTTCTTCAAATTTGGATTCCTATTTTTTACAAGCGGCCTACACAGATGATAAAACACAATTAAAAGCATTGCTCTTTGGTGGTCATGAAGTTACTTATCAATCTTGGAATGGTATTGATGGTACAACTTTAGTGGAGGATAGAACCTATAATTCTGCAGGGGCCTATACGGATGAAAATGGTGTAGACCGGTTTTATGACAATGAGGTGGATGACTACAAACAAAACCACGCACAATTTCTTTGGAATCAAAAGCTTTCCGACAATTGGAGTTCTAATGTAGCGCTTCATTTTACAAAAGGAAGCGGCTTTTTTGAACAGTATAAAGAAGATGAGGATTTTGCCGATTACGGTTTTGAGTCTATTATAGTGAACGGGGATTCAATAAACACCACAGATTTAATTAGACGCAGATGGTTGGATAACAAGTTTTATGGGGCGGTTTTTTCTGCAAACTATACCAAAGACCGTTTAGATGTTATTTTAGGAGGAGGCTGGAACTCCTACCAAGGTGATCACTTTGGTGAGATTATTTGGGCGCGCTACGCTACTGATAGTGAGATTCGTGACAGGTATTACGAAGACGATTCTAATAAAACGGATTTTAATTTTTACACTAAGGCAAATTATGGCTTAAATGATAAGTGGAGTCTCTTTGGGGATTTGCAATACAGAAGAGTTGGTTATTTGGCAAATGGAGAAGAAACGGGACTTGTAGATGATACGTTTCACTTTTTTAATCCTAAAGCAGGTGTTGTTTTTGACTTGAACGCAAATAATAACTTTTATTTCAGTTATGCCGTTGCCAATAGAGAGCCTAATAGAAATGATTATGAGAGCGGTAGCCCAAAACCTGAAAAATTGAATGATTTTGAACTGGGTTGGCGTTATGTTTCCAATGCCTTTCAGTTGAATGCCAATGCCTATTATATGCGGTATAGAGACCAATTGGTTCTAACCGGGGGGCTTAACGATGTTGGTGCTCCGTTAAGAGCAAATGTTGGGGATAGCTACCGTGCCGGTATTGAGTTGGACGCTAATATCTTTCTAGGTGAAAAATGGCAAATTCAACCGAACATTGCTGTCAGTTCTAATAAAAACTTAGAGTTCTTTTTTGAAAGAGATGGAGTGCTTCAGGATTTAGGGAATACCAATATTGCGTATTCTCCTAATGTTGTCATAGGTAACCGTTTGGCTTTTTCGCCAGTTAAGAATTTTCAAATATCTGCTTTGTCTAAATATGTGGGTGAGCAGTATATGGGAAATATAGATTCAGAAAATTCTGTGTTGAATGCCTACTCTCAAACGGATTTAAATATACAGTATGTCATTAATTTCAAGTCCGTAATTAAGAGCATCACTTTATCTGGTTTAGTAAATAACATTTTTGATGAGGATATAGTTTCCAATGGTTATTTCTATACGTATGATGATGATTCTTCTGGATCGGTTCAAACTTTTGAGGGAGCTGGCTATTATCCGCAAGCAGGAACCAATTTTCTATTAGGAGCAACCGTTAGGTTTTAA